DNA from Campylobacter concisus:
TCTTTTGCTTCATACCGCCAGAGAGTTTGTAAAAGGACTTGTTTAAATTTGCATGCAGGTCAAGCTCTAAAAGCTTGCTAAATTTCTCTATCTCTTCAAATTTGACATTTGAGCTTTTGGAGACAAATTCGCAAAGCTCACGCAGGCTAAATTTAAGTGGCGGTGGGGTTTGCGGCACAAATGAGATAAACTTTAGCGCCTCTTTTCTATCTTTTAGGGTATTTACGCCTTTTATCGCGACACTTCCGCTATTTGGCACAAACTCGCCCAAGATGATACGCATGAGCGAGCTTTTGCCAGCTCCATTTTGCCCAAGTATCGCTATCTTTTCGCTAGCTTTTACATTTAGACTGACGCTATCAAGTATCTTTTGCGAGCCAAAAATTTTCGTTACTTCTTTTATATCTATCAAAAAAATTCCTTATATGAGTTTCTTAAAGCCATTGTCAAATTTAAGCGCATCTTGGTGGCACACGTCGATACACCTGCCACAAAGCGTGCAGTCAGCCCCTGCTATCCTAAAGAGCTTTTTACTATCGTCAGTTTTTGCCCCCTTTTTTGTCATAAAAAGCACGTGTGGCACTAGGCAAACATCGGTGCAAACTAAGCAGTGATCGCACTTTTCTTTATCCCAGCTGACCTTTATCGCATTTGGCTTTGCTAGTAGCGAATAGCTCGCTCCAACAGGGCAAACATACCTGCACCATGCCCTGCGCGAAAAGAAAATTTCAACCACAAGCATAGCCACGACTAGCCAGATAGCGTGAAAGTAGCCGTAGATGATAAATCTTGAAAATATCCCAACGACGTTAAAAATTTCAAAGACAAGACTTGAGCTAGCAAAGCTAAGAGCCAAAAACAAAATGGTAAATATGTAGCGCCACTTTGTGTCAAAAACTCGCGGTTTTACTATCTTTTTTGCACGCAAATTTTCATGTATTTTCTCAGCTATCTCGCTTATAAGTGAGTATGGGCAAACCCACGAGCAAAAGCCCCTGCCTCCAAAAATAATGTAAAAGGCTAAGATGCTAAGCGAGCCGATTAGTAAATTTACATGAATTTCATGCGTTGCCAAAAAGACTTGCAAGCTCATAAAAGCGTCTGCTAGGTGAAAGCCAAGTATCCTTGAAGCGCTGATGTCACCCTCTAAAATTTGCACATCGACCCTGTATGAGAGCACAAATAAAAGATGGACTAGCACGATGGTGAAAATGCGCCAAAAACGTATGCTTGGGCGCTTTTTGCCATCTTTTGTAGTCGTTATTAGCGTGCTTAGAAAGCTTACGTTTCTAACGGTCGCACGAACGTTATATTTATCCATTTTTACTTTTTAAATTTAGAAATTTCATCAGCAAGGCTGTTTAGTTCGCTGTCGCTAACGTTTGTTAGCAGTCCCTTCATAAGCGTGTTTTGCACCTTGCCAGCTTTATAATCAGCTAGTTTTTTTAGCAGATCTTCTTTGCTTAGATGAGTGATGTCAGGCGCTACTATGCCTTTGCCATTTGCGCCGTGACATGGTGCGCAAGAGGTAAGATACTGCCTACTAACGCCTTCATTTTGTGTCTTAGCCACACTTAGGCTTAGCTCTTTTACCTTTTTTAGCTCGTCTTCGCTGGCAAATTCCTCGCTAGACTTTGACTGCTCTTTTGAGATATTTTGCTCTACTTTTGGCTGAACGCTAGCTTCTGCTTTCTCCTTTTTAGGCGGAGTTTGGCTTAGCATAAATACCATGATGCCACATATCAGCACCGCTAAAATGATCGTTATGATTTTTCCGATTTTCATTGTTTGCTCCTAAACTGCGCATTAAAATCGCTTATCTCTTTGGCTAGCTTTCTAATCTCACTCTCATCCATCTTTTTAACAAGATCACGCATTAGCACATTTACCTTCTCTTTGTTTTTATAAGCGTTTATCATCTTGAAAATTTCATCCTCGCTCTTTGTTAAAAGAGATGGTCCGATGATGCCATTTGCATAGTCATCGTGGCAGGCTGAGCACTTAGTGATGAAGTCTTTGCTAAGTCTGCCCTTTATAAGCCTTAAATTTATACTTTGAAGCGGGCTTTTTACCATGGCAAGCGCTCCGATCTGGCGACTTACGTTATTGTCTTCAAGACCAAATTTGACGCTTTTTTCGCCGTGCATATCGTATTTTATAAATTCATTTTGCTTATTTATGCTTTGGTTATCTTCATTTTTTTCGACCTTTATGCTAGCACTTGTCGCTACCTTTGCGCCTTGCTCACTAGCAGCCTCTTGCGCTTTGTCCTCGCTCTTTTCACAGCCGACAAATATCAACGCAGCAGCTATTAAAGGTATTATTACTCTCATTTTTTCTCCTTGTAAATTTCATCATAACTCATCTTTGGGGCGATATTTATGATCTTTGCTGGGCAGACCTCAGCACAAACACCACAACCCACACAGCCATTTTTTATGAGCGGCAAATTTGTCTGGCTCATCACTATCGCGCTATCGCCAACTGGGCAAAGCGTGACACAAAGATCGCAAATTTGACCGATCTTGCCTTTTATCTTATCTTTTAGCGCCTCTTCTCTGTCGTTATAAGCTTTGCGATCAAGTAGATGCTTAACGCCAGCTTCGCTTAAATTTTCTCTTTTCACGCTCAAACAGGCTGCCGTGCCACTTAAAACTGCAACGCCCATTTTGACGTCACCCACGACCTTTGTCGCGTGATCGAGCGCACCGCTAGGACAGGCTAGCACACATGGGAAAAGATCACACAAGTAGCAGCCTCGCTCTTTGGCGTCGATGTGAGCTGAGCCACTTGAGTAGCCATCTTCTATATCAAGTAAATTTATACTGTGATAAGGGCATACTTGCACGCACTGACCACATTTTACGCAAAGATCATCAAAGTCATCAACAGCACCTGGTGGTCTAAGATAGAGCTTGTCGCCACTACTTTTTGGCAAAAACTTGCCTATGGCGTATCCAGCCACTGCTGCGGCTGAGCCAATTATCATAAAATTTCTTCTATCCACGTTTTGACCTTAAAGCGTTGAAATTTGAAGCATCGAGCGGTTTTATCCTAGGCGAATTATCTTCAAGTAGCTTTATCGGCTCAGAAAATGGAGCTAGTTTGGCTAAGAAATTTAAGACACTAAAGACGCTTGAGCCGTAGAAAAACTGCAAATTTGGATAGTACTGCCAAAGCTGATCGATATATGAGAGATGCAAAAATGGCGTGTCGCCGTAGCCATCTTTATCTCTATCAAAGCTCTCATACTCATCATAATAATTCTTACTCCACCTATTTAAAAGCATCTTTTCGCCCGGAGTGTCATTTACGACGATGTCCATGTTGCCGATAAAGTCGTTGTTTTCAAAGATGCTTGTGCCTTGCGTAGCGTGAAAATAAACGCCAACCACGTTGTGTAAAATTTTATTGCCCATAAAATTTATCGTCGATCCTGGCTGAAAGGGCGAGTTATCAAGTAAGATGCCACGCGCATTATAGATAAGTGTGTTGTTTTCTATCGTAAAGTCAGACACGTCCTTTAGTCCGATGCCGATGCCAAAAGCGCCGTCACTATCCATAACGAGGTTGTTTTTTATATTTGAGCCAGCTGAATACATAAAAAACATACCAACAGCGTTGCCGATAAATTCGTTATTTTCGACTAAATTTTGATTAGCATACATGAAGTGAAGCGAGTATCTGCTGCCAACTGCCTTGTTGCTTAGAAATTTATTGTGGCTTGCGTACCATGCGACCATGTCACGGCTGTCGCGGATATTGTTGTGCTCGATCAAATTTTCATGGCTATACCAAAGTCTCACCGCATCGCCTCTAAAGCCAAGGCTAGCGCCCTTTTTTGAGGTGATGTTGTTTTCAGTGATCTTTGAGCTACTGCACTCTTTAAAATCAATCCCAAAAAGCACGTCGCTTATGTCGTTTTTAGAAATTTCTACGTTATTTGCCTTATCACAGCCTATGCCAGCGTCAAGTTCGCCAAGGTCGTTGCCACTGCCACTTATCTTTAAATTTTTAAGTGTCACATTTGAAGCGATGATCTTTATAACGCTGCCTTTGCCGCTCCCTTTTATATGGGCATTTTTGCCCTCACCGATGATGCTAAGAGGCTTATTTATCGTTATACCACCTTCATAAACAGCGTCCCCTAGCTTTATCACATCGCCAGGACTTGCGTTATTTATCGCATCTTGAAGGACGTTTGCAAAGCCAAAAAGTGGCAAAAAGGCAAGGGCAAATTTAAAAAATTTACGCATTTAGCTCTTTTTTCTTTGAAAAGACCGCAAGTATGCAAAGCACGCTCATCACCATCATCACCCAAAAGCCGATGGTCGGATAAGAGTGGGTCGTAAAGTGCGCCACGCTACCATCGCCTAAAACGGTTGGCATAAATGGCTTTATCTTAAAGGCGCCCCACTCTTGCATATTGTGTCCGTACCAATATAGCCAGCCCACAAATGCGCTCATAAATAGCACAGGTGCGATGATAGTTGGCACCATGAGAAGCGAGTTAAATTTACCGTCATAGTATAAAAATGCAAGCATGCAAAGTGTTGCTATTAGTAGATAATAAGGCGCGATCGCTCGCTCGACATTGCCGCCATGTTCCATAGGATACATGCCGATGTAGTGGTTTATCGTGTTCATCTCGTGCACGTCGCCGCTATATCCATCTACGTGAAAATATACTGGGATGCCATCTGGAAAGGCTGCCTTTGGGTAGTTTGGCGCTTCAAGAGATACGTACCAGATAGGAAAAGATGGCGTGCCAATCTCTGCTTTTTGCTCGATCATCTTATGAAGATCACTTGCCACCTCTTTTGGCAAAAGGTGGTTTTTATACTGAAATGAGCTATAAAGATCGTAGATAGTGTAGCTATAAGATGGTAGCTCATCGCCCGCGGCTATACGCTCTTTAGCTCCATGCCAGCCAAGAACTGGCAGAGTAAAACAAACGCTCATGATGATAAGTGCAACAATGGTATAAATTTTATATTTACTCATAATCTCTCCTTTAAATTTTAAAATTTAGCCTAGCAAAAGTTAAATTTTAAAATTTAAAAGGGGCAAAGATGCCCCTTAAAACTACATACCTGCGTTTTCGTCTATCCATTTTAGATACTGGATTATATTTTTGATCTCTTCGTCGTTCATATGCTGATTTGGCATTCTAAGTTTAAAGAAGTCAATCATCGCTTTAACGTAGTCATCGTTATAGAATTTAGCAGGGTCTTTGATGAAGTCTGCTACCCATTTTTCGCCGTTTTCGTGTCTTAGCAAGACGCCAGTTAGGTCTGGACCTGAGCTTACTTGACCGATAACGTGGCAACCATTACATCCGCCTTTTAGATAAGCCTCTTCACCTTTTGCAGCAGCTGGGCTCATCGGGGTTGCGATCTCTTTAGCTAGGTTGTTTTTAGCTCTTAGACCAACGTCAGCAGTTTTTACCATGTATTGCCATACTTGGTACTCCCAAAGGATAGCGCCATTTACGTCGCCTTTTTTGTAAGCTTCGTCAGCTTTAGCTTTTACCTCTTTGATGTGGCCGTATTGATCAAGTGCATCATCAACCAAAGCTTTTACTTTTGGATATTTCTCATAATGTTTCTCTTTTAGGTATTTAACAACCTCCTGGATAACATCATCAGTAGCTTTGTTAGTTGCGATTACTTTATCGTACTCGGCTTTTAAAGCCTCTGGACTTAGAGTTTTTAGCTTGCTATTTTTTGCAGATTCATATTTTTTATTTGGATCTTTAACAAGCAAATAACCCATCATCTCAAGGTGAAGTGCTGAACAAAACTCGGTGCAGTAGTATGGGAAGACGCCTTCCATATCAGCTACGAAATTTACTGAAGCAGTTTTGCCAGGCTCAAGTGAAGCGTGGATGTTGTAAAGGTCGATGCCAAAGCCGTGAGTCTCATCTTGCGCGCGCTCTAGGTTTGTTAGGTGAATTGTTACATTATCGCCTTTATTTACCTCGATGTGCTCTGGGTTGATGTGACTTCTGATCATTGTTGCATAGACAGTTACGTTTTTGCCGTTTCTCTCAACTCTTTCTTGACCAGCTAGTGTTGCAAATGGGCTTGCCTCGCCTGTTCTTGAGTTTGTACCCATGTTGTAAGTAAGCGCTGGAGTTAGTTTGCTAGCAGCTATTGAAACAACATCGTGTGGCTCACCAAGTGGGATCGGCATATCATAGATTAGCTCCATTTTTGGACCATTGATGTCTATTAATTGGTGGTTTTGTGGATGGAGTGGGCCAACTGGGTTGAAGCGATCGATTGAAAGTTTATCAAGTGCGATTGCATATTTGCCAACTGGTTTTGCTGATTTGCCCTCCATTGTGTCAAGGTGACCGATGTTGTAATGAACATTTATCTTGTCAAGCACTTTTAAATTTTTATAGTCCCATTTTACGATTTGACTATCAACGTAAAGTGAAGTATAAAGTACGCCATCTTGTGAGTCAAATGATGTATGCAGTGGTCCAAGGCCAAGTTCGACTTGTCCGTGCATTGACTTTTCTCTATCTAAGATAGGTATGCCGTATGGGTCAGTGCCAGCGTACTCTTTTTTGTCGATTAGCTCTTTGATCTTTTTAAAGTCATAAACTGATGCGTGAGTATCAAGCTTACCACCAACGATGATGTATCTGCCATCTGGTGTTACGTCACAACCGTGCGGGCTCTTTGACTCTGGGATCAAAAATAGTGCTCCAGCTTTAACAGCAGCCTCTATCGTGATCACTCTGTGACCATTTACAACTTTGTAGTTTTTCTTATCCTGTGCAAGTTTTTCTAAAATTTGCCAGTTATAAACATGTAAGAAGTCAGTATCATTTCTACTAGCACCTGCCTCAAATGGAGGAAGACCTTTTTCGATACCGCCTGTATACATCTCGCTATTTATTGAGTTTGTAAAGCCCCAGCCGTAGCTCTCGCCCTTACCAGCGTCGCTTAGGTCTTGCCAGTATGGAGGAAGCTCAAGTGAGAAAGATGCTTTCTCGTCAATCTTGCCTTTTGGATAGTCAAATTTCCAAAATGTCACAGCGCCTCTATAGACAGCTTCGTAGTCGTCCATTGAGTGGTAGTTGTCATCAAGTGGAGCTGCGTACTGGCTAGCTTCGATGACGTACTCGCTGTTTGGAGTGATGAAGCTACCACCGTGCTCACTCTTCATGATAGGGTTTACGACCATTTGAGTTGTCTCAAAGTCTTTTAAATTTATGACAGCGATCCTTGGGTTTGCCTTGTCGTTGATAAATAGATAATCACCAACATACTCACCATTTTTCTCAGTGAAATTTGGGTGGTGCGTATCGCCCCAAGTTATCTCTTTGCCCCTGATGTTGCCTTGTTTTAAAACAGCTTTTGACTCATCGTCGTAGCCATATCCTTGCCAAGGCTCTGGGGTGAAAACGCCGATGTATTTATAAATTCTCATCGACGGAACGCCATAAACTAGCACTTGACCACTCTGCCCGCCAGATGAAAAGACGATGAAATCATCTTTTTTACCGCTTGGCTGGTAAGTCTTAGCAGCTGCAAGGACATCTTTTTCGCTTAGCCCGCGCTCTTTCATGACTTTTTCAAGGTCACTACTAGCAGCACAAGCAGCAGTTAAAGATAGCCCAAGCAGTGCAGCACTTGCGACACAAAATAACTTTTGCATTTACTCTCCTTTTTAAAATGAATTTATCTCTAAACTCTTTGTCTTATTGCCTAGATCCACGCCAACAAGCACGTTTTTATCTATAAAAATTTCTTTTATCTCGCCACTAAAAAGCTCTTTTTTGCCCTTTAGCTTGAAGCTTTTGTCAAATTTATAGATCACTCCGTCCTCGCTAGCTACTAAAACCTCATCTCCCACACAAGCAAGAGCTGAAATTTTAGATCTTAAAACTTGCTTTTTAGCTCCACTTTTAAGATCTAAAATTTCTCCATTTTTAAAGCCTATAAAAATTTCATCATCGCTAAATTTACAAGCGCTCACTGGTGCAAAGCCAACGCTTTTTTGCTCTTTTGCGTTAAGCTTGCTATCAAGCAAAAACGCCTTGCCATTAAAGCTTGTAAAAAACACTCCCTCACCAAGCGGTAAAAAGCTAGAAATTTTATAAACATTGTTAAAATTTTTTGATATAAATTTTTTAGAACTCTTGTCAAAAATGGCGATCGTTACGACATTTGCCATATCGCAAGCGACGTAAATTTTCTCTTTATCTAGCAAGATATTTGAAACCTTACAGCCAACATTTGGCAGAGCAAATAAAAATTCCTTCTCGCTAGCTACCTTTACGATCTCGTTGTTTAAATTTGCAACGTAAAAAGAGCTCTCATCAAAAGCACATCTTTGATCTTTGTAAATTTTCTCCTTTAGTCCTAGGCTTTTTGTCTCGCCATCTTTTACAAAGATGATGTTTTGACTATTTTCATCGATGAAACAGCCCTTACCCTCGGCAAAAAGCGCTATCAAAGATAAGCTAAGACATAGCAGAAATTTCATTATCTAGGTTACTTTCATCGTAAATTTAAAATTAACAAAAATATACATATTCATATCTTAAAAGCAAATTAGAAGTTAATTTATTTTCTTAAGCTTTTAAAGAAAAATATCAATAATTTTTTTTAAATTTTGCTATTTACAATAAATAGACTTTGGAATTTAATGGATAGAAATATATTTTTAATAAAATTTATTATATATGAAAATACGTATTTTAGGCTTTTTTTGCATTAAAAATTTAAATTATAAATATTTCTTTAAAAAAATTATTTAAATTATATAATTATATTAAGAAATGAAAAATTTCTCTTGCGTTTTGAGCAAAGCTTAAATTTTAGATTTTTGATATTTTTTTGCTTAAATTTGCTGATAACTTAAATTTGTTTAAATAGGCTATAATCCACCAAAAAAAGGAGAGATAATGCTAACACATTTAGATGAAAAAGACCGTCCAAAGATGGTCGATGTAAGCCCAAAAGATCCAACTAAAAGAGTAGCAACTGCTAGTGGGATCATCAAAATGAGCAAAGATGCTTTTAAGGCGATCAAAGAAAACACAGGCAAAAAAGGACCAGTCATCCAAACAGCCGTTGTCGCTGCGATAATGGGCGCTAAAAAGACAAGCGAGCTAATACCTATGTGCCATCCACTGGCCATTTTAGGCGTGGATTGTGACATCGAGGAGCTGCCTGAAATTTGCGCTTTTAAGCTTTTTGTAAGCGTAAAGATAGAGGGCAAAACAGGCGTCGAGATGGAGGCGCTAACAGGCGTAAGCGTGGGACTTCTTACTATTTATGATATGGTAAAAGCCATAGATAAAGGTATGGAGATCGGAAGCATCGTACTAGAGAGCAAAACAGGAGGCAAAAGTGGCGAGTATATGCGATCTAAATAATAAAAAACCAAAGATCGACTACCCAACGCACTGGGAGTACAAAGTGATCTTTGATGCGAGTGATGAGGCAGAGGCAAAGGTGAAAGATATAGTAAAAGATAGGGAATTTAAGCTAGTTTTTTCTAAATTTAGCAAGGATAAAAAATACGCGAGCTATGATCTGGCGGTGCTAGTTTTGAGCGAAGAAGAGAGACTGGAGATATTTTCAGCCCTAAAACACGAAGCAAAATACGTTTTATAAGGTAAAAATATGGATAAACTTGAGCAAAATTTACGTGATTATAAAGATAGCGAAGGGCTACTAACTAGCATAAAGGCTCTTTGCAACGACTTTTTTAAGGACGTCTCAGACAAAGATGAAAACGCACTGCCTGATCTTTTGAAGCAAAAGATGAATGAGCTTTATGACAAGATGGACAAAGAGAGCCTCATAAATGCTAAAAATCTAAAAAGCGCTATGGAGGGGATAAATCAAGCTCTAGTTAGTGGCGAAGAGAAGGAGCTTTATGAGCTATTTGATAAAAGAGATGAGATAAATAGAGCCATCGAGACAAAGCGTGAAGAGATAAAAAATAGGCTAAAAATTTCATTTGAAGCGGCTGAAGAGGTCGTAAAAGATAGAAATTTTGGCGAAAAAGAGGAAATTTTAGAGCTTTTAAACAATGCGATCATTAGAGAAACGAGAATGCTTGGCATCTTAAAAGAGAGCGCTCAAATCGCATTTTTAACGACGCTTGAGGGTGCAAAGGATGTAGAAGAGACCGCTGGTGCGATAGCTAAAAATATGACCTATTCTGCGATAAGAGGTGGGGAGTTTAGCAAAGAGCGAATGTTTGAAATTTCAAAAAATATCATCAGTGCAGCGGGAAATTTAGCAAATGAGGGGCATATCTTTGCAAAAGAGCTCATAAAAGGCGCGATAAATGGCACGAGAGATGGCATTTTAAGAGCTATTGAAAAGCTAAAAGATGAGGCTAAATTTGCTCCAGACGAGCTAAGGCTAAACTCACAGCTTTTAAATTTAAAAGCTGTAGATGAAGAGTTTATAGCGCTTCTTAAAGAGCTTGAAAACGAATTTGATGGCGTAGCTAAAAGCGAGATTGAAAGCGTGATAAATAGCGAGCTTGACACAAATCTAGCAAAATTTAAACGCATAAGTGATCAAGCGATAGAGCAGATCAGCTCAAGGCTTGAAGAGCTAAAATCAAACGGCGTTGCTAAGCTTATGAGCGAGGCGAACAATAAATTTGAAGCCCTAAAGCAAGAACTAAATGACAAGAGCAAAAAGCTAAAGCTAAATTTTGACGCTAATGATAAACTTGAAGGCCTCAAACAAGATATCGCGGAGTTTGAGAAAAAGGCGAACGACAAGCTTGAAGATATCAAACAAATGGATATAAAAACAGAAGCTAAGAAATTTGGCGATAGAGCCTATCAAGCCGCAAAAGACTTTTTAAACGTCATAAAAAAAGATAAAAAAGAGGAGTAAATTTGCCAAGCTTTTTGGCAAATTTATCATTTTGGCTAGGTCTTAGCCTAGCCTTTTATAACTTAAATTTATAAAAATAGATAGAGCAAAAACGCACCCAAGATCAAGCGGTAGATGACAAAAGGTAGCATCCTGATCCTTGAGATGATCCCCATAAATAGCTTCACGCAAATATAAGCACTAACTGCACTTATGATGACGCCAAGGGCGATGTCACTCCAAGGCAAGGCGTTTGGATCTTTTATAAGCTTGATACTCTCAAGTCCGCCAGCTAGGATGATGACTGGGATCGACATCAAAAATGAGAAATTTGCACTGCCTTTGTGGCTAAATCCTAAAAATAAGGCTGCTGTCATCGTTATACCTGATCTTGAGACGCCAGGGATGAGCGCCACAGCCTGCGCTAAGCCTATGATAAGAGCAAATTTTATGGTCATTTCATATTCACTCTTGTTTGTCGAGCGAAGATCAGCAAAGTAAAGTGCGATGCCAAAGACGATCGTAGTAACAGCGATCACAACGCCGCTTCTTGCGTACTCTTCGATTACGTTGTTAAACAAAAGTCCAAAGATGCCAACTGGGATAGTGGCAAATCCAACGCACCAGACAAGCAGGCTATCGCCCACCATCTTTCGTTGCGCGATCGAGGCAAAAAAGTCACGAAGTAGCTTGAAAATCGTATCTTTAAAATAAAAAAGTATCGCGCTTAGCGTACCAACATGCACTGCCACGTCAAAAGCAAGCCCTTGATCTGGCCAGCCAAGTAGCTTTGGTACCAAGATGAGATGAGCTGAGCTTGAAATAGGCAGAAATTCGCTTATGCCTTGCACCAAGGCTAAAACGATAACGTGAGAAATTTCCATAAAATGCCTTTTTTGATTGTAGATTGCAGTTGGGGATTTTACTCCCCAAAGTTAAATTTTATATAAGTTCGCTAGCAAAATTTGCAAGCTTTTGCGGAGTAAATCCGAAGTGATCAAATAGCTCGTTCGCCTTGCCGCTAGCGCCAAAGCTGTTCATACCATAAACTGCGTCGGCAAATTTATACCACTCATAGCCAGTTGCGGCCTCAACTGCGATGATCGTTGTGTTTTTATCTAAAATTCTAGCCACATACTCAGCTGGCTGCTCGCAAAGTAGGTCAAAACAAGGCGCTGATACGATATTTACGCCGATACCTTGCTCAGCTAGAAGTGCGGCTGCTTTTACGCAGAGTGAGACTTCGCTGCCACTTGCTATAAATGTAATCTTCGCATCTTTTGCCGAGCTTAGCAGATATGCGCCGTTGCTAACCTCGCCAAATTCGCCTTTTGCAAGTGGCTCAAGCCCTTGGCGGCTAAGCACAAAGGCACTTGGAGCGTTTAAATTTAGCGCTACTTGCCAGCTAGCTGCGTTTTCATTGCCATCAGCTGGGCGGAAAGTGTAGAAATTTGGCATAGCTCTAAATGTGCTAAGCTGCTCAATCGGCTGATGTGTCGGACCATCTTCGCCAACGCCGATGCTATCGTGTGTGAAGACAAAAAAGTGCTTGATGCCCATTAGCGCTGCTATCCTCGCACTTGGCTTTAGATAGTCGCTGAAGATGAAAAATGTCGCTGAAAATGGCAAGAAAAGACCGTATCTGGCGATGCCATTGTTGATAGCTGCCATGGCGTGCTCTCTGATGCCGTAGTGGATGTTTTTGCCATTTGGGAAGTCGCCCATGCCCTTTAGCTCGGTCTTGTTTGATGGAGCAAGATCTGCACTACCACCGATAAAGCCAGGAAGTTTTTTAGCTATCTCATTTAAAATGACATGGTTTGTATCTCTTGTGGCTAGCTTTTTATCGCTAAAGTCTGGAAATTCGAGCTTGCTAAAGTCTGGATTAAGAAGAGAATTTAGTAAATTTTTGCCTTCAATGCTTAGTGCCTCAACCTTTTTGTTCCACATAGCCTCTTCAAGATCGCCCTTTTCAACTGCACCTCTAAATCTTAAAAGCACGTCCTCGTCAATGGCAAATTTCTTCTCAGGATCAAAACCAGCTGCAGCCTTTGCCTTTTTGATGATCTCCTCGCCAAGTGGCGCGCCGTGGCTGTGGTGTGAGCCCTCAAGCTCCATTGCGCCGCGTGCTATGTGCGTGTTTGCGATGATGAGATATGGCGACTCTTTCTCGCTAGCTTGCTCAAGCGCAAATTCGATCTGGTTGAAGTCATGTCCGTCGATGCGTGCGACCTCCCAGCCCTGCGCTTCAAATCTAGCCTTGACATCCTCGCTAAATGCTATCGCTGTGTCGCCCTCGATCGTGATGTTGTTTGAGTCGTAGATGAGCACAAGGTTGTCTAGTCTTAAATTTCCAGCCACAGAACATGCCTCGTAGCTTATGCCCTCTTCTAAGTCGCCGTCGCCACAAAGGCAGTAAATTTTATGATCGATTATTTTATTATCTGGCTCATTTAGCACGTTTGCAGCGTATTTTTCTGCCATGGCAAGGCCAACTGCATTTGCTACGCCTTGACCGAGTGGGCCAGTAGCCATCTCAACGCCTGGAGTGTGAATTTCTGGATGTCCTGGGGTGTTTGAGCCAAGTTGGCGGAAATTTTTAAGCTCATCTAGGCTTAGATCGTAGCCAGTTAGATGTAAGAAGCTATAAACCAAGCTTGATGCGTGACCACCGCTAAAAACGAGCCTATCTCTGTTTAGCCATTTTGGATTTTTAGGGTTATGTTTTAAAAAGTTGCTTAAAACCACCATGATATCAGCTAGGCCCATAGGAGCACCTGGGTGTCCGCTGTTAGCGTTTTGCACCATATCAGCGCACAAAAATCTTATAGTATCGGCTTGTTTTTTTAGCATATGATCTCCTTTTATTGCGTCAGATTATACAAAAAAGTGATTAAAACTTGCCTTGCATTTTTGCCCAAAATGTCTAAAAAGTGATATAAATTTACTAAATTTACGCGCTATCTTAGATGCTTGTCTGTAAGCTCTAAGATCATCTTTGCTATGCCAGCATCTATCTGTTTTAGCGCCTCTTTTATCTCGCTAATTAGCTCATCTTTTTTCTTTTTTGCACCCTCTAAACCAAGTAAATTTGTAAA
Protein-coding regions in this window:
- a CDS encoding c-type cytochrome; the encoded protein is MRVIIPLIAAALIFVGCEKSEDKAQEAASEQGAKVATSASIKVEKNEDNQSINKQNEFIKYDMHGEKSVKFGLEDNNVSRQIGALAMVKSPLQSINLRLIKGRLSKDFITKCSACHDDYANGIIGPSLLTKSEDEIFKMINAYKNKEKVNVLMRDLVKKMDESEIRKLAKEISDFNAQFRSKQ
- a CDS encoding ABC transporter ATP-binding protein → MIDIKEVTKIFGSQKILDSVSLNVKASEKIAILGQNGAGKSSLMRIILGEFVPNSGSVAIKGVNTLKDRKEALKFISFVPQTPPPLKFSLRELCEFVSKSSNVKFEEIEKFSKLLELDLHANLNKSFYKLSGGMKQKMLIAIAFAKDSEILMFDEPTANLDVKARESFKNLLDNFTQKKTLVFISHRIDEIAHLLDRCVYMDLGKIIKEENLRSKSE
- a CDS encoding cytochrome C, whose translation is MSKYKIYTIVALIIMSVCFTLPVLGWHGAKERIAAGDELPSYSYTIYDLYSSFQYKNHLLPKEVASDLHKMIEQKAEIGTPSFPIWYVSLEAPNYPKAAFPDGIPVYFHVDGYSGDVHEMNTINHYIGMYPMEHGGNVERAIAPYYLLIATLCMLAFLYYDGKFNSLLMVPTIIAPVLFMSAFVGWLYWYGHNMQEWGAFKIKPFMPTVLGDGSVAHFTTHSYPTIGFWVMMVMSVLCILAVFSKKKELNA
- a CDS encoding 4Fe-4S dicluster domain-containing protein, coding for MDRRNFMIIGSAAAVAGYAIGKFLPKSSGDKLYLRPPGAVDDFDDLCVKCGQCVQVCPYHSINLLDIEDGYSSGSAHIDAKERGCYLCDLFPCVLACPSGALDHATKVVGDVKMGVAVLSGTAACLSVKRENLSEAGVKHLLDRKAYNDREEALKDKIKGKIGQICDLCVTLCPVGDSAIVMSQTNLPLIKNGCVGCGVCAEVCPAKIINIAPKMSYDEIYKEKK
- a CDS encoding NapH/MauN family ferredoxin-type protein, with translation MDKYNVRATVRNVSFLSTLITTTKDGKKRPSIRFWRIFTIVLVHLLFVLSYRVDVQILEGDISASRILGFHLADAFMSLQVFLATHEIHVNLLIGSLSILAFYIIFGGRGFCSWVCPYSLISEIAEKIHENLRAKKIVKPRVFDTKWRYIFTILFLALSFASSSLVFEIFNVVGIFSRFIIYGYFHAIWLVVAMLVVEIFFSRRAWCRYVCPVGASYSLLAKPNAIKVSWDKEKCDHCLVCTDVCLVPHVLFMTKKGAKTDDSKKLFRIAGADCTLCGRCIDVCHQDALKFDNGFKKLI
- the nosD gene encoding nitrous oxide reductase family maturation protein NosD is translated as MRKFFKFALAFLPLFGFANVLQDAINNASPGDVIKLGDAVYEGGITINKPLSIIGEGKNAHIKGSGKGSVIKIIASNVTLKNLKISGSGNDLGELDAGIGCDKANNVEISKNDISDVLFGIDFKECSSSKITENNITSKKGASLGFRGDAVRLWYSHENLIEHNNIRDSRDMVAWYASHNKFLSNKAVGSRYSLHFMYANQNLVENNEFIGNAVGMFFMYSAGSNIKNNLVMDSDGAFGIGIGLKDVSDFTIENNTLIYNARGILLDNSPFQPGSTINFMGNKILHNVVGVYFHATQGTSIFENNDFIGNMDIVVNDTPGEKMLLNRWSKNYYDEYESFDRDKDGYGDTPFLHLSYIDQLWQYYPNLQFFYGSSVFSVLNFLAKLAPFSEPIKLLEDNSPRIKPLDASNFNALRSKRG
- a CDS encoding c-type cytochrome, which codes for MKIGKIITIILAVLICGIMVFMLSQTPPKKEKAEASVQPKVEQNISKEQSKSSEEFASEDELKKVKELSLSVAKTQNEGVSRQYLTSCAPCHGANGKGIVAPDITHLSKEDLLKKLADYKAGKVQNTLMKGLLTNVSDSELNSLADEISKFKK